CGCTCTCGCCGGCGGCGGTACTCGAGGCCGCCCGACCCTGGTTGGTTGATGGGGCTCGACCCGAACCGAACTCGAGTGACTGACTGTACACGGACGACTGACCGTACACAGACGGCTGACCGTACGCAGACGGCTGATTGTACACAAACGATTGACCGCGGACAACCGTCGCTCGTGTCAGCGCTCCACAGCCATCCAGGACGCCGGCTATCAATCTTTATCTGCGGACCACCCGTTACACCGCGTATGAACGCGACCGCCGACGAACTGGCCGGTGTCGTCGAGCTCTTCGGCGGGCTGACGCGCGCGGAACTCGAGCGCGCCCTCTCGGAGGCCGCCTACCGCGCTGACGGACAGTCCGTCGACGAGGACGCACTCGAGACGGCGATCGAGGAGGCGCTCGCGGCGTTCGCGCTCGTCCGCTACGACGGGAGCGAGGCCGACGCACCGCTGCTCGTCGCCGGTCCGACGGCGTTCCCGACGGTGCCGAACCACGCCGAGGACGTTCCCCATATCCTCGACGTCGAACCGCGCCGTCTCGACCGCGAAGCCCTCGGCGAGACCGCACACGACCGGTTCGCGACGGCAGTCGATCGGGCTCTGACGAACGACGACGCCGATCGACTCGAGACGCTCCTCGACGTTAGCTACGACCTCGAGGCCTGGGCACCGCTCGACCTGGCAGCCGAACGCGACGACCTCTCGGAGGCACTCGAGTGAGATGAGTCGGGTCCCCACCTTCGACCTCGATCCGGTTGCGGCACACGAACCCACCGGGATCGATGACCAGCGGTTCGACGCCGCGGTGCTCGCGCCGGTCATCGACCGAGACGGCGAGGATCACCTGCTGTTTACCCGCCGTGCGGACCACCTCGGCGAGCACCCCGGACAGATGAGCTTTCCCGGCGGCGGTGCCGAATCGGTCGACGATACCATTCTCGACACCGCGCTCCGGGAGGCCAACGAGGAGATCGGCCTCGATCCCGAGGAAGCGGAAATCGTCGGCCAACTCGACGACATCCGAACGATCAGCGAGTACGCGGTCACGCCGTTCGTCGCGCGCGTTCCCGACCGGACGTACGACCGACAGGCCAGCGAGGTCGCCGAAATCGTCGTTCTTCCGCTTTCCGGGCTGCTCGATCCCGAGAACTACGAGTACGAACGACGGGACCATCCGTACTACGGCGACATCGTCGTCCACTACTTCCATGTCGACGGCTCCACCGTCTGGGGCGCGACAGGTCGGATTCTCGTCCAGCTACTCGAGTTAGCGACCGAGTTTGAGGCTCCGGTTTCGGACGACCGCACGCGGAGGTAGGGATCCGTTACCGGCGGTATCCGTGGCCGGCCACCGAAAGAACCGCAGGGAACGTCAGCTTTTTGCGCGCGCCGCTCGCAGCAGGTGTATGGTCGCACAGACGATGGATCGAGTTCCGCACGGGCACCAGTAGTTTCACCCACAGTAGCTCCCGCGACAGGAGCCCACGGAGCCGCCGTCGACCTGTTTCTGTTCAGTTGCACCGTTCACACGGAGCGTTCGCTTCGTCTCGAATCACCAGCAGTCAGACTCTCACAATCACACCCACCAGTATCGACACCTCTCTCCGAGGTGGTCGCCAATGTTGACCACAAGTACCGTCTCGCGCGCCGGTCTGGACGCCATCGCGCTCAAACCAGCCGAGTGCGACGTCGAGCGAGCAACGGCCATCCCAGCCGACACCATCGCAATCGACTACGAGGGCCGCGAACACGTTCCCGACCGGGACACGATCGAGGCCCTCGCAGCCGACGCACGGGTCCTGCTGACGACACCGGTCAGAGCCGACGGCTTCGACCCGATCGGCGACAACTCGCTCGCCACCGAACTGCCGCCCGCGGTCGACCGCATCCTCGTCGCCGGCCACCCTGCCTACCTGACCGACGACGAACGCAGTCGCGCCGTCGCGCCACGGCTCGGGGCTGCACTCGAGTCCGCGCCAGAGTCCTGGGTCGGGACCGAGAGCGTCGAGCGCATCGCGATGGCGACGGGTGCGACCCAGTACGACCTGCTCTCGCGTTCGACGGAACGAGAGCTGCGTGCCCTGCGCGCGGCCGGTTTCGACGGCGACATCGCCGTCTACGCGCCGACGGTGCTCTCGGACGACGAGGACGTGATTCTGGACGCTGTCGGTGACTACGTCTCTCGCCGGCGTCCAGTTGCTTCGGCGCTGCCGGAAAGTGGTGACGAACAGACGGACTCGCGGGCGACGGGGCGTGCACGAGAGGTGTTGCTCGCTGCCGCGAACGACTACGCACTCGTCGGCACCGAGACCGACGTTCGAGAGCAGACCGACGCGCTGCGCGAGGCTGGCGGAACCACCGTGGTCGGCTACCCGGCGCGCGACATCGAGCCGTTTCTCGAGTAATCTCGCCCACCCCCCACACGTTTCGTTTCTTCGCGCGCAACGCCCGACGATATAAGTCACTGCGGCGACCAGAGGTCCGCATGACACTGCTCGCAGAGCGAACCACGACCGACGCCGCCGCCGACCTCGAGGCGGCCGAGGTTGCTGTTGTCCCGACTGGAAGCACCGAACAGCACGGCCCAGCGCTCCCGCTCGGCATGGACCACATGGCCGCGCAGGCGTTCGCCCGCTCCGCTGCCGACCGGGAGGATACGGTCGTTCTCCCAACGATTCCGGTCGGCGTCAGCGTTCACCACCGCCAGTTCGACGGCACGCTGTACGTCTCCGCGGAGACGTTCGAGCAGTACGTCGAGGAGACGATCGCGAGTCTCGCCGAGCACGGCGTCCGCAAGGCAGTCGTCGTCAACGGCCACGGCGGCAACAGCGGCGCGCTCCGGCGTGCTGCCAGAACGCTTCGCGACGAGGAAACTGCCTTCGCCCCGCCGTGGAACTGGTGGGACAGCGTCGAGGACGTCGCAGCCGATCTGTTCGACGAAGACGGCGGCCACGCCGACGCGATGGAGTCGAGCCTACTCTGGCACATCCGCGACGACCTCGTCCAGCCCGACGAACTCGAGGCCGCCGAAGCCGGCGCGAGCGAGTCCTGGGGCGAGTCGGTCCACGGTGCAGCGCTCGGGTTCGACACGATCGACTTCTCCGAGAGCGGCGCGGTTGGCCGGCCGACCCAGGCCGACCCCGAAAAGGGAGAGGCGCTGTTCGAAGCCGGTGCCGACCAGCTCGACGCACTGCTCGACTGGCTCGCAGCACAGCCACTCGAGGACTGCTGGGCGCGTGCGCACAAATGAGCGAGGACGCACCCGAACTCGCGGTCGGTGCCGACGCCTTCGTCGACCAGGGTGCCGGCCACTCTATCGCCGTCGTCGGCGCGGGAGCCGTCGGCGCGACCGCAGCGTACGACCTGGCTCGACAGGGAGCCGACGTAACCCTGTACGAGCGCGGTACCGTCGCAAACGCGTCGAGCGGCCGCGCAGCGGGCGTCTGCTATGACGCCTTCGCCGGGCCGATCGACGCCGAAATCGCGAGCGACGCGATCGAGCGCTTCCGCGCGCTGTCGGGCGACGAGACGTTCCCGTTCACCGAGTGTCCCTACGTCTGGCTCGCCCGCGAGGGCGACGACCGGCGCGCCGACGCGATCCGCGGCCAACTCGAGCGCATGCAAGCACAGGGCGTCGTCGCACTCGAGATGACTGCCGACGAACTCGCGGAGCGATTCCCGGCTGTGCGGGCCGACGACGTCGCGGTCGCGGGCGTCGCGGGCGGTGCGGGCTACACCGATCCCGGCCAGTACACCGCCTGCCTCGCCGCGGCGGCGACCGGCGCGGGCGCGACACTCGAGACGGAGACGCCGGTAAGCCTCGAGACCGATCCGGCACGGATCGTCCGCGACGATGGCACGACGGAGGCGTACGACGCCGTGCTCGTCACTGCCGGTGCACACACGAAGCGCCTGCTCGCGGACGCCGGGATTTCTATCGCGCTCAAGCCCTACCGCGTCCAGGCGCTCGTCGCGAGCTGTGACCATCCGGAGCCGATGTGTTACGACGCGACCGGTGGCTTCTATCTCCGCCCGCATCCCGAGGGGCTGCTCGCCGGCAACGGCACCGAGGAGTGGGAGGCCGATCCGGACGAGTACGACCGGGCGGCGAACGACGGCTTCGCCGACGACCTACTCGAGCGCGTCCGTCACCGGCTCCCCGACGCCGCCGGGATCGAACTCGAGCGCGCGTGGGCAGGGCTCTGCACAGCGACACCCGATCGAGATCCGCTGGTCGGCCAGCTAGAGGAAGGGCTGTACGTCGCGACAGGGTTCCAGGGCCACGGCTTCATGCGCGCGCCGGCGATTGGACAGCGGATCGCGGACCAGATCCTCGGTGGTGAGGGCATCGATGCCTTCGATCCGACCCGCTTCGACGGCGATGAGGAGTTCGACGTCGTCGAGGGGATGGGCGTTACGGACGACTGACAAACGGTTCGCATAGCCAGTTTGAACGGCTGCACACGCGTTTTCGCCACACCGTGGTCTCGCTCCCCTCGCGACAGGCGGGCAAACGTTTTAGTCGTGTGGTGGAGTACCACACCTGCGAACGATGGTTCACGCGTTTATCATGGTCAAGACGGCCGCCGGCAAGTCGGAGGGACTTCTCTCACAGATTACTGACATCGAGTCTGTCGCAGGTGCCCACATCGTCGCGGGGAACTACGACATCATCATCGAGATCGATGCCCCCGAAGTGTACGATGTGCTCAAGGCCGTCTCCTCAGATATTCAGGGCCTGGATGGCGTGACCGACACGAAGACATACATCGCGATGGATCAGAACGACGGCTGATCACGACACACCGGCTGTTTTTCCATATGTCGGCAGTGGCTCGTCCTCGGGACGGCGGGACTACTCTTCAAGTGCCGTCGCCAGCACAGATCGGACCGTCTCGAGTACCGACTCGGGAGATTGCGTCGCATCGACCCGAACGAATCGGTCTGCGTAGCGCTCGGCCAGCAGGTCGTAGTTCTCGCGGACGGATTCGAGATACGCGGCGTGCTCGAACTTGTTCGTCGATCCGGCGCGACGGGCGGCCGTCTCCGGGTCCAGGTCGAGGTAGATCGTCAGATCAGGCTCGATCGAGAACGGTTCGTGGACGTCGACGACGTACTCGAGTGGCTCCGCAATCCGACCGGTTTCTGCGAGCGTTGCGCCCTGGTAGGCGTAGCGGGAGTCGGCATAGCGGTCGGAGATGACGAGGTCGCCGCGCTCGAGGGCGGGTTCGATTTTGCGCGAGAGGTGGTCGGCGTGGTCGGCGGTGTAGAGGAAGAGTTCGGCGAGCGAGTCGGCGTCGTCGTCTTCGATAGAGCGGTAGACGGCATCGCCGTACCAGGAGTCGTTGGTGGGTTCGCGAGTGAAGACGGCGTCGGGATAGGTGTCCTGCAGGGCCTCCCAGACGGTGGTTTTGCCGCTGCCGTCGAGTCCCTCGAGCGTGACGAGCGTGGCCATGGATCTGCTCGCACGTCGTCGGGTGAAGTATTACAATCTGTCGAGAATCCGTCGTCGGTTTGGATACTCGGTGACGTGGATTTCCAACAGCACCGGCAGGATCGTCCCGAGTATCTGAGGGTGGCCCAAATACATCTTAATTAAATAAAAATAAATAATTCGAGTGGTTTAATAGAACGTAGTGAAGCGCCATACCGTGATAGTGATCGCAGTAGTGATCCCACTGTTCGTACTGGTCAGCGCCGGCAGCCTTGGATTCTATCTCAGTCCGTACGAACCGCTCGCTCCGGAGTATGCGGTCGCACACGAATCCACGAATGCGTTCGACGACGTACTCGAAAACCAGGAACTCGAGACGGACAATGCGAGACACGTGGGCTCCCTCTCACCGAGTGCACAGCGCGTCTTCGAAGACGCGACTGATCGCCCACCCGAAGTGAGAGGCGGTGTGTCGGGATGGCAGATAGCCGATGTCTCGGTCTGTCAGGACACGATGCTCGTCTGTGATGCGGTTCGCGACCCACCACTCGTTGACGATGGCACGTACACCGTGGTCGAACAGGACGACGAGCTGTACGTCGTGGAGACACAGCAGAATTTCCCACCGGCGCTGGGAACGACGGCGGTTAGCTACCTCACGTTCGCATTGGTCGCCGTCTTTGCTGGACTCCTCGCGCTGGTCGGGTACAAACACCGAGACGCGCGGACACTCGAGTCCGGTCTGCTCGCCGCCGCAGCCATCGGCGTGACCGTTGGCCTCTGGCCGTATCTCCTTCTGGTCGCCGGAATCGCGTCCTACTGGTGGCTGGTTTTGCCACTTATCTGTCTCGGGATTGGGCTGCTCGTCCGCCAGATTCAACTCCTGTTTCAGTACGCGGAGGCGAGGGCGTCTGAGACGCGGACCCGCAACTGATGCTGTTGGGACGCCGATCGCACCGCCGGGCCACGGCAACTACTTATTTGAGGAATCGGGCCCATAGAACAGCTATGAAGGTCCTCGTCGCCGGCGGCACTGGCTTTATCGGCTCCCATCTCTGCACCGAACTCGTCGAGCGTGGCCACGAGGTCACGTCCCTCTCTCGAAACCCAACGAGCGAGGACGCGGCCGACCTCCCCGACGAGGTCGATCTGGCCAGTGGCGACGTGAGCGACTACGATACAATCGTCGACACCGTTGCCGACCACGACGCCGTCGTCAACTTCGTCTCGCTCTCGCCGCTCTACCAGCCACCGAGCGGGACGGATCACGAGACGGTCCACCTCGGCGGCACCGAAAACCTCGTTCGTGCCGCCGAGGAGGGCGAGGTCGAGCGGTTCCTCCAGATCAGTGCGCTCGGCGCTGACCCCGATGGTCCGACGCCCTACATCCGCGCCAAGGGCCGCGCCGAAGAAATCGTCCGCGAGGCAGCCCTCGGCTGGACCATCGTCCGCCCGAGCATCGTCTTCGGCGACGGCGCAGAGTTCCTCGAGTTCACCAAGCAGCTAACTACACCCTACCTGACCGGACTTCCCGGCGGCGGCGAAACGCGTTTCCAGCCGATCTGGGTCGGCGACTTCGCCCCCATGCTCGCCGACGTACTCGAGGACGACACCCACGTCGGACAGACCTACGAGATCGGCGGCCCACAGATCGTCACCCTGGCCGACGCGACCGAACTCGTCTACGAGGCCGAGGGGCGCTCGGTGGCGATTCTGCCGATTCCGATGGCGCTGACGAAGCTCGGACTCGCGGTCGCCGATCCACTGCCGCTGATTCCCTTTGGCACCGAGCAGGGGGAGTCACTCGAGTTCGATAACACGGTCACAGAGAACGACGTGACGGCGTTTGGGGTCGAGCCAGAGGTCCTGTTGACACTTGGTTCGTATCTCGGCGTTCGGCCGGGAGAACCCCGCGAGGAGAGCCGCCCGCTCGCATAACACGGCGGCTGTCGGCTCCCATCGTGCTACGTCCAATCATTCGTCAAGTAGCCAATGAGTAGATGTTGAATATAGTATAGGTATTTCTTCGATCCCGCTCCCGTCTATCGATTTATGGTGATATAGAATTATGCAAGAAATTCACTTCATAGAAAGACTTATAGTCCTAATCGCTCTGGTCCAATTCAACGGAGCCCCCTGACAAAGTATGAAGCTGGCGATGATCGGATTTGGACAGGCCGGTGGCAAAATCGTCGATCGATTCCTCGATTACGACGATCGGACTAACAGCGGTATCGTCCGTGCGGCGATCGCTGTGAACTCTGCGAAGGCGGATCTGATGGGTCTCGAACGGATTCCACAGGACAATCGCGTTCTCATCGGTCAGGCCCGCGTCAAGGGCCACGGTGTCGGAGCAGACAACGAGCTCGGCGCGGAAATCGCCGAGGAAGATATCGACGAGGTACAGAACGCGATCGACGCGATTCCAACGCACGAAGTCGACGCGTTCCTGGTCGTTGCTGGAATGGGCGGCGGAACCGGGTCCGGTGGAGCTCCGGTTCTCGCGAAGCACCTCCAGCGAATCTACACGATTCCCGTCTACGGTCTTGGTGTTCTCCCAGGGACGGACGAGGGTGGTATCTACACCCTCAACGCGGCACGATCGTTCCAGACGTTCGTCCGCGAGGTCGACAACCTGCTCGTCTTCGACAACGACTCCTGGCGACAGACCGGCGAGTCCGTCGAGGGCGGTTACGAGCAGATCAACGAAGAGATCGTTCGACGATTCGGACTCCTCTTCGGTGCTGGTGAGGTAAGCGGCGACCAGGAGGTCGCAGAGAGCGTGGTCGACTCCTCGGAGATTATCAATACGCTCTCCGGTGGTGGCGTCTCGACTGTTGGCTTCGCGAGCGAGGAAGTCGACCTCAACACCGGCGGCGGACTGCTCTCTCGCTTTACAGGCGACGGCAGCGGTGAGGACGACCTCGACGCCGCGAACACGACCAACCGCATTACGAGCCTCGTCCGCAAGGCCGCACTCGGTCGGCTCACACTCCCCTGTGAGATCGAAGGCACCGAGCGTGCGCTGCTCGTCCTCGGTGGTCCCTCGGAGTATCTGAACCGGAAAGGCATCGAACGCGGGCGCAAGTGGCTCGAAGAGGAAACCGGCAGCATGGAAGTCCGCGGCGGTGACTACCCGCGTGAGAAGCCGGAAGTCGCCGCAGCAATCCTGCTCTCGGGTGTCACCAACGTCCCGCGCATCAAGCGACTCCAGCAGGTCGCGATCGAAGCGCAGGACAACATCGACGACATCCAGGCAGAGAGCGAAGAAAACCTGGAAGAACTCGTCGAAGACGACGAGGACGAACTCGAGCCGCTGTTCTAGGCGGTTTGCAGCGATATCGTTTCAGTCGCACTGGCGAATCGAGACGCAATCCGTACAAGAGACGCGAACATCGCGGGAGTGTGAGTGTGAGTGTGAGTGTGCGTCTCGAACTAAAGCCGATGACTCGACGGCTGTCGAGTCGATACCCGTACGAACTGACGACCTGCGGGTCGAACGACCGGAACGAGGCCGATATCAGACTTTCGTGTCGGGGGGCACGAAGTGGGACTGCCCGGCCTGATCCGGGAGTTCGATGTTCTTTTCCACACCCGTTGACAACCGTAACCAGATGCACGTCGTCGTCCCGTTCGCCGCCGACACGCCGAAAACGCGCCTCAGCGAAGTGCTGTCTCCCCCGGAGCGAACGGCGCTCGCGCGAGCAATGCTCGCGGACGTGCTCAGCGCAATTACGGCGACTGGACACGTCCCGACCGTTCTCTCAACGTCGCCGCTCTCACTCGAGAACGGCTGTTCCTGTGACGACCTGCCGTCGACGACTCCTCCCGGACTCGAGTCCGCAAGCGACATCCCCGTCACGGTCGACGACCGGCCGCTGACGGCTGCGGTCAACGCCCAGCTCGAGGCCGCCGAAGAGCCGGTCGCGATCGTAATGGCCGACCTCGCGCTCGCGACACCAGCCGCGCTGTCGACCCTGTTCGCCAGCGGCGCTGCCGACGGCGTCGCCATCGCCCCCGGCCGCGGCGGCGGGACGAACGCTCTCGTCGTTCGCCACCCCGACTTCCGCGTCGACTATCACGGCGCGTCCTACCTCGACCACCGCGAGCACGCTGCCGAAATCGGCGCGCCACTCGAGTCCGTC
The DNA window shown above is from Natrialba magadii ATCC 43099 and carries:
- a CDS encoding creatininase family protein, whose amino-acid sequence is MTLLAERTTTDAAADLEAAEVAVVPTGSTEQHGPALPLGMDHMAAQAFARSAADREDTVVLPTIPVGVSVHHRQFDGTLYVSAETFEQYVEETIASLAEHGVRKAVVVNGHGGNSGALRRAARTLRDEETAFAPPWNWWDSVEDVAADLFDEDGGHADAMESSLLWHIRDDLVQPDELEAAEAGASESWGESVHGAALGFDTIDFSESGAVGRPTQADPEKGEALFEAGADQLDALLDWLAAQPLEDCWARAHK
- the tmk gene encoding dTMP kinase — protein: MATLVTLEGLDGSGKTTVWEALQDTYPDAVFTREPTNDSWYGDAVYRSIEDDDADSLAELFLYTADHADHLSRKIEPALERGDLVISDRYADSRYAYQGATLAETGRIAEPLEYVVDVHEPFSIEPDLTIYLDLDPETAARRAGSTNKFEHAAYLESVRENYDLLAERYADRFVRVDATQSPESVLETVRSVLATALEE
- a CDS encoding Lrp/AsnC ligand binding domain-containing protein — encoded protein: MVHAFIMVKTAAGKSEGLLSQITDIESVAGAHIVAGNYDIIIEIDAPEVYDVLKAVSSDIQGLDGVTDTKTYIAMDQNDG
- the cofC gene encoding 2-phospho-L-lactate guanylyltransferase, with product MHVVVPFAADTPKTRLSEVLSPPERTALARAMLADVLSAITATGHVPTVLSTSPLSLENGCSCDDLPSTTPPGLESASDIPVTVDDRPLTAAVNAQLEAAEEPVAIVMADLALATPAALSTLFASGAADGVAIAPGRGGGTNALVVRHPDFRVDYHGASYLDHREHAAEIGAPLESVDSFRLGTDVDEPADLVEVLIHGRETAADGGESRTATRLRELGFELETTDGRVTVARDRS
- a CDS encoding complex I NDUFA9 subunit family protein, encoding MKVLVAGGTGFIGSHLCTELVERGHEVTSLSRNPTSEDAADLPDEVDLASGDVSDYDTIVDTVADHDAVVNFVSLSPLYQPPSGTDHETVHLGGTENLVRAAEEGEVERFLQISALGADPDGPTPYIRAKGRAEEIVREAALGWTIVRPSIVFGDGAEFLEFTKQLTTPYLTGLPGGGETRFQPIWVGDFAPMLADVLEDDTHVGQTYEIGGPQIVTLADATELVYEAEGRSVAILPIPMALTKLGLAVADPLPLIPFGTEQGESLEFDNTVTENDVTAFGVEPEVLLTLGSYLGVRPGEPREESRPLA
- a CDS encoding NAD(P)/FAD-dependent oxidoreductase produces the protein MSEDAPELAVGADAFVDQGAGHSIAVVGAGAVGATAAYDLARQGADVTLYERGTVANASSGRAAGVCYDAFAGPIDAEIASDAIERFRALSGDETFPFTECPYVWLAREGDDRRADAIRGQLERMQAQGVVALEMTADELAERFPAVRADDVAVAGVAGGAGYTDPGQYTACLAAAATGAGATLETETPVSLETDPARIVRDDGTTEAYDAVLVTAGAHTKRLLADAGISIALKPYRVQALVASCDHPEPMCYDATGGFYLRPHPEGLLAGNGTEEWEADPDEYDRAANDGFADDLLERVRHRLPDAAGIELERAWAGLCTATPDRDPLVGQLEEGLYVATGFQGHGFMRAPAIGQRIADQILGGEGIDAFDPTRFDGDEEFDVVEGMGVTDD
- a CDS encoding DUF7388 family protein, producing the protein MLTTSTVSRAGLDAIALKPAECDVERATAIPADTIAIDYEGREHVPDRDTIEALAADARVLLTTPVRADGFDPIGDNSLATELPPAVDRILVAGHPAYLTDDERSRAVAPRLGAALESAPESWVGTESVERIAMATGATQYDLLSRSTERELRALRAAGFDGDIAVYAPTVLSDDEDVILDAVGDYVSRRRPVASALPESGDEQTDSRATGRAREVLLAAANDYALVGTETDVREQTDALREAGGTTVVGYPARDIEPFLE
- a CDS encoding NUDIX hydrolase translates to MSRVPTFDLDPVAAHEPTGIDDQRFDAAVLAPVIDRDGEDHLLFTRRADHLGEHPGQMSFPGGGAESVDDTILDTALREANEEIGLDPEEAEIVGQLDDIRTISEYAVTPFVARVPDRTYDRQASEVAEIVVLPLSGLLDPENYEYERRDHPYYGDIVVHYFHVDGSTVWGATGRILVQLLELATEFEAPVSDDRTRR
- a CDS encoding tubulin/FtsZ family protein translates to MKLAMIGFGQAGGKIVDRFLDYDDRTNSGIVRAAIAVNSAKADLMGLERIPQDNRVLIGQARVKGHGVGADNELGAEIAEEDIDEVQNAIDAIPTHEVDAFLVVAGMGGGTGSGGAPVLAKHLQRIYTIPVYGLGVLPGTDEGGIYTLNAARSFQTFVREVDNLLVFDNDSWRQTGESVEGGYEQINEEIVRRFGLLFGAGEVSGDQEVAESVVDSSEIINTLSGGGVSTVGFASEEVDLNTGGGLLSRFTGDGSGEDDLDAANTTNRITSLVRKAALGRLTLPCEIEGTERALLVLGGPSEYLNRKGIERGRKWLEEETGSMEVRGGDYPREKPEVAAAILLSGVTNVPRIKRLQQVAIEAQDNIDDIQAESEENLEELVEDDEDELEPLF
- a CDS encoding DUF7109 family protein; the protein is MNATADELAGVVELFGGLTRAELERALSEAAYRADGQSVDEDALETAIEEALAAFALVRYDGSEADAPLLVAGPTAFPTVPNHAEDVPHILDVEPRRLDREALGETAHDRFATAVDRALTNDDADRLETLLDVSYDLEAWAPLDLAAERDDLSEALE